A region from the Salvia splendens isolate huo1 chromosome 15, SspV2, whole genome shotgun sequence genome encodes:
- the LOC121767173 gene encoding maspardin-like isoform X1, with protein sequence MKGSFSVPGDYIYFKSQVPLHKIPIGSKQWRYYDFGPKYVPPLICLPGIAGTADVYYKQIMSLSNKGYRVISVDIPRVWNNQEWIQAFEKFLDVIDVHHIHLYGTSLGGFLAQLFAQHRPRRVKSLVLSNTFLETSNFSAAMPWAPIVGWAPSFLLKRYVLTGIRDGPHEPFIADSVDFVVAQVETLSKDDLASRLSLTVDSASVGPLRLSDTFITIMDTNDFCAVPQELKDQVIERYPGARLANLKSGGDFPFLSRPDEVNLHLQLHLRRVGVEAQPEYVQGTSRDGAGESSSDQNNERGGVDDESKDETRDYIGATNENSGATNENESPLALETPFLGNFDNEILRNVHLSNDE encoded by the exons ATTGGCTCAAAGCAATGGAGAtattacgattttggtccaaaatacgTGCCTCCTTTAATCTGCCTGCCTGGTATAGCTGGAACTGCAGATGTGTACTACAAACAAATCATGTCACTATCAAATAAG GGTTATCGAGTCATATCAGTTGATATTCCCCGTGTATGGAATAATCAAGAGTGGATCCAAGCATTTGAGAAGTTTTTGGATGTTATTGATGTCCATCAT ATACATCTGTACGGCACATCACTTGGAGGGTTCCTGGCTCAACTTTTTGCTCAGCATCGTCCACGGAGAGTTAAATCATTGGTACTCTCAAACACATTCTTGGAGACAAGTAATTTCTCGGCAGCCATGCCTTGGGCTCCCAT TGTAGGCTGGGCCCCTTCGTTTTTACTGAAACGGTATGTTCTTACTGGAATCCGTGATGGTCCTCATGAACCTTTCATTGCAGATTCAGTGGATTTTGTTGTTGCGCAg GTTGAGACCCTTTCTAAAGATGACTTGGCCTCAAGGTTGAGTTTAACGGTTGATTCAGCATCAGTTGGACCACTTCGGCTTTCAGATACTTTTATAACAATAATGGAT ACCAATGACTTTTGTGCGGTTCCTCAAGAACTCAAGGATCAAGTGATCGAACGATATCCTGGTGCCAGACTAGCGAATCTCAAGTCTGGTGGagattttccttttctttcacGGCCAGATGAAGTAAATCTTCATCTTCAG CTACATCTGAGACGAGTTGGTGTTGAAGCCCAGCCAGAATATGTCCAAGGCACCAGTAGGGATGGTGCTGGTGAGAGTTCAAGTGACCAAAACAATGAACGAGGTGGTGTGGATGATGAATCAAAAGACGAGACGAGGGACTACATTGGTGCCACAAATGAAAACAGTGGCGCCACAAATGAAAACGAATCACCTCTGGCTTTGGAAACTCCTTTTCTGGGTAATTTTGATAATGAGATTCTCAGGAATGTGCATCTATCTAATGATGAGTGA
- the LOC121767173 gene encoding maspardin-like isoform X2, translating into MCTTNKSCHYQIRVIESYQLIFPVYGIIKSGSKHLRSFWMLLMSIIYICTAHHLEGSWLNFLLSIVHGELNHWYSQTHSWRQVISRQPCLGLPCWAPSFLLKRYVLTGIRDGPHEPFIADSVDFVVAQVETLSKDDLASRLSLTVDSASVGPLRLSDTFITIMDTNDFCAVPQELKDQVIERYPGARLANLKSGGDFPFLSRPDEVNLHLQLHLRRVGVEAQPEYVQGTSRDGAGESSSDQNNERGGVDDESKDETRDYIGATNENSGATNENESPLALETPFLGNFDNEILRNVHLSNDE; encoded by the exons ATGTGTACTACAAACAAATCATGTCACTATCAAATAAG GGTTATCGAGTCATATCAGTTGATATTCCCCGTGTATGGAATAATCAAGAGTGGATCCAAGCATTTGAGAAGTTTTTGGATGTTATTGATGTCCATCAT ATACATCTGTACGGCACATCACTTGGAGGGTTCCTGGCTCAACTTTTTGCTCAGCATCGTCCACGGAGAGTTAAATCATTGGTACTCTCAAACACATTCTTGGAGACAAGTAATTTCTCGGCAGCCATGCCTTGGGCTCCCAT GCTGGGCCCCTTCGTTTTTACTGAAACGGTATGTTCTTACTGGAATCCGTGATGGTCCTCATGAACCTTTCATTGCAGATTCAGTGGATTTTGTTGTTGCGCAg GTTGAGACCCTTTCTAAAGATGACTTGGCCTCAAGGTTGAGTTTAACGGTTGATTCAGCATCAGTTGGACCACTTCGGCTTTCAGATACTTTTATAACAATAATGGAT ACCAATGACTTTTGTGCGGTTCCTCAAGAACTCAAGGATCAAGTGATCGAACGATATCCTGGTGCCAGACTAGCGAATCTCAAGTCTGGTGGagattttccttttctttcacGGCCAGATGAAGTAAATCTTCATCTTCAG CTACATCTGAGACGAGTTGGTGTTGAAGCCCAGCCAGAATATGTCCAAGGCACCAGTAGGGATGGTGCTGGTGAGAGTTCAAGTGACCAAAACAATGAACGAGGTGGTGTGGATGATGAATCAAAAGACGAGACGAGGGACTACATTGGTGCCACAAATGAAAACAGTGGCGCCACAAATGAAAACGAATCACCTCTGGCTTTGGAAACTCCTTTTCTGGGTAATTTTGATAATGAGATTCTCAGGAATGTGCATCTATCTAATGATGAGTGA
- the LOC121767563 gene encoding SNARE-interacting protein KEULE-like isoform X1, whose protein sequence is MSISDSDTSSQGSEYKNFRQISRDRLLYEMLRSAKTGDSKSSWKVLIMDKITVKIMSYACKMADITEEGVSLVEDIHKRRQPLPSMDAIYFIQPTKENIVIFLSDMSGKSPLYRKAFVFFSSPVSRELVAQIKKDGSVLSRIGALREMNLEYFAIDSQGFITDNERALEDLFGDEENSRRGDACLNVMGSRIATVFASLREFPYVRYRAAKSLDPNTMTTFRDLIPTKLAASVWNNLMKYKANLPNFPQLETCELLILDRSIDQIAPIIHEWTYDAMCHDLLNMDGNKYIHEVPSKTGGRPEKKEVLLEDHDPIWLELRHTHIADASERLHEKMTNFVSKNKAAQIHGSRSGGELSTRDLQKMVQALPQYSEQIEKLSLHVDIAGKINKIIRESGLKDVGQLEQDLVFGDAGTKDIINFLRTKEDVSREYKLRLLMIYAAVYPEKFDDDKISKLMEMAKLPPDDATAVYNMRLLESSSDPKKSSLAPFSLKFDVHKKKHAARKDRAGEEVTWQLSRFYPVIEELVENLSKGKLPRNDFPCMNEPSPTIHGSSHAVTARSGSMPTPHSKRSRRTATWARPRNSDDGYSSDSILRHASSDFKKMGQRIFVFIVGGATRSELRACHKLSAKLQREIVLGSSSLDDPPQFITKLKLVNANELSLDDLQI, encoded by the exons ATGTCGATCTCTGATTCTGATACGTCGTCGCAGGGGAGCGAGTATAAGAATTTTCGCCAAATTAGCCGAGATA GATTGTTATATGAAATGCTCCGATCAGCCAAAACAGGGGACTCAAAGTCAAGTTGGAAG GTACTCATTATGGACAAAATAACTGTTAAAATAATGTCTTACGCGTGCAAGATGGCAGATATCACAGAGGAAGGAGTTTCAT TGGTGGAAGATATACACAAACGAAGGCAACCTTTGCCCTCCATGGATGCCATATATTTCATCCAACCAACCAAAGAAAA CATCGTCATCTTCCTGTCTGATATGTCTGGAAAATCGCCATTGTACAGAAA GGCATTTGTCTTCTTCAGTTCACCTGTTTCCCGCGAATTGGTGGCCCAAATAAAGAAGGATGGAAGTGTTTTATCTCGCATTGGTGCCTTAAGAGAG ATGAACTTGGAATATTTCGCTATAGACAGCCAG GGTTTCATCACTGACAATGAGAGAGCTCTTGAGGATCTCTTCGGGGATGAAGAAAACTCTCGCAGAGGTGATGCATGTTTGAATGTGATGGGGTCACGAATAGCTACAGTATTTGCTTCTTTGAGG GAGTTTCCATATGTGCGTTACCGTGCTGCTAAATCCCTCGATCCTAATACAATGACCACTTTTCGTGATCTAATTCCGACAAAGCTTGCTGCTTCTGTATGGAATAATCTGATGAAATATAAAGCCAATCTTCCTAACTTTCCCCAGTTAGAGACATGCGAGCTGCTAATCTTAGATAGATCAATAGACCAG ATTGCTCCTATTATACATGAATGGACATATGATGCCATGTGCCATGATTTACTGAATATGGACGGAAATAAATACATCCATGAG GTTCCAAGCAAGACAGGTGGTCGCCCTGAGAAGAAGGAGGTTCTTTTAGAGGATCACGACCCTATCTGGTTAGAGCTCCGACATACACATATAGCTGAT GCAAGTGAGCGGCTGCATGAGAAAATGACAAACTTCGTGTCTAAAAATAAGGCTGCACAAATTCATGGTTCAAG ATCTGGTGGTGAATTGTCTACTCGGGACTTGCAAAAGATGGTTCAAGCTTTGCCTCAGTATAGTGAACAAATTGAAAAGCTCTCCCTCCATGTTGAT ATTGCaggaaaaattaacaaaattatcAGGGAATCTGGGCTTAAAGATGTTGGTCAACTAGAGCAGGATCTTGTTTTTGGAGATGCAGGAACCAAggatattattaattttcttagAACAAAAGAG GATGTGTCGCGTGAATATAAATTGCGATTATTGATGATTTATGCTGCCGTATATCCTGAGAagtttgatgatgataaaaTCTCAAAATTAATGGAG ATGGCTAAACTACCACCAGATGATGCGACTGCGGTTTATAATATGAGATTGCTAGAATCATCTTCAGATCCCAAAAAGAGCTCACTTGCACCATTTTCTCTTAAGTTTGATGTCCACAAG AAGAAGCATGCTGCTCGAAAAGACAGAGCTGGTGAAGAAGTGACATGGCAATTATCACGTTTTTACCCGGTTATAGAG GAGCTTGTAGAAAACCTTAGTAAAGGCAAACTACCTAGGAATGATTTTCCCTGTATGAATGAACCTAGTCCTACTATTCATGGATCCTCTCATGCTGTAACAGCAAGGTCAGGTAGCATGCCAACACCTCATTCAAAGAGATCAAGAAGAACAGCTACATGGGCTCGTCCACGAAACTCTGATGATGGGTATTCAAG TGATTCAATTTTAAGGCATGCTTCTAGTGATTTCAAGAAGATGGGTCAGCGGATTTTTGTGTTTATTGTAGGTGGGGCAACCCGTTCTGAG TTACGAGCTTGTCACAAATTATCAGCAAAGTTGCAGAGAGAAATTGTTCTAGGATCATCCAGTCTCGATGATCCCCCGCAATTTATCACG AAGCTAAAGTTGGTGAATGCAAATGAGTTGTCGTTGGACGATCTCCAGATCTAG
- the LOC121767563 gene encoding SNARE-interacting protein KEULE-like isoform X3, whose protein sequence is MKCSDQPKQGTQSQVGSIVIFLSDMSGKSPLYRKAFVFFSSPVSRELVAQIKKDGSVLSRIGALREMNLEYFAIDSQGFITDNERALEDLFGDEENSRRGDACLNVMGSRIATVFASLREFPYVRYRAAKSLDPNTMTTFRDLIPTKLAASVWNNLMKYKANLPNFPQLETCELLILDRSIDQIAPIIHEWTYDAMCHDLLNMDGNKYIHEVPSKTGGRPEKKEVLLEDHDPIWLELRHTHIADASERLHEKMTNFVSKNKAAQIHGSRSGGELSTRDLQKMVQALPQYSEQIEKLSLHVDIAGKINKIIRESGLKDVGQLEQDLVFGDAGTKDIINFLRTKEDVSREYKLRLLMIYAAVYPEKFDDDKISKLMEMAKLPPDDATAVYNMRLLESSSDPKKSSLAPFSLKFDVHKKKHAARKDRAGEEVTWQLSRFYPVIEELVENLSKGKLPRNDFPCMNEPSPTIHGSSHAVTARSGSMPTPHSKRSRRTATWARPRNSDDGYSSDSILRHASSDFKKMGQRIFVFIVGGATRSELRACHKLSAKLQREIVLGSSSLDDPPQFITKLKLVNANELSLDDLQI, encoded by the exons ATGAAATGCTCCGATCAGCCAAAACAGGGGACTCAAAGTCAAGTTGGAAG CATCGTCATCTTCCTGTCTGATATGTCTGGAAAATCGCCATTGTACAGAAA GGCATTTGTCTTCTTCAGTTCACCTGTTTCCCGCGAATTGGTGGCCCAAATAAAGAAGGATGGAAGTGTTTTATCTCGCATTGGTGCCTTAAGAGAG ATGAACTTGGAATATTTCGCTATAGACAGCCAG GGTTTCATCACTGACAATGAGAGAGCTCTTGAGGATCTCTTCGGGGATGAAGAAAACTCTCGCAGAGGTGATGCATGTTTGAATGTGATGGGGTCACGAATAGCTACAGTATTTGCTTCTTTGAGG GAGTTTCCATATGTGCGTTACCGTGCTGCTAAATCCCTCGATCCTAATACAATGACCACTTTTCGTGATCTAATTCCGACAAAGCTTGCTGCTTCTGTATGGAATAATCTGATGAAATATAAAGCCAATCTTCCTAACTTTCCCCAGTTAGAGACATGCGAGCTGCTAATCTTAGATAGATCAATAGACCAG ATTGCTCCTATTATACATGAATGGACATATGATGCCATGTGCCATGATTTACTGAATATGGACGGAAATAAATACATCCATGAG GTTCCAAGCAAGACAGGTGGTCGCCCTGAGAAGAAGGAGGTTCTTTTAGAGGATCACGACCCTATCTGGTTAGAGCTCCGACATACACATATAGCTGAT GCAAGTGAGCGGCTGCATGAGAAAATGACAAACTTCGTGTCTAAAAATAAGGCTGCACAAATTCATGGTTCAAG ATCTGGTGGTGAATTGTCTACTCGGGACTTGCAAAAGATGGTTCAAGCTTTGCCTCAGTATAGTGAACAAATTGAAAAGCTCTCCCTCCATGTTGAT ATTGCaggaaaaattaacaaaattatcAGGGAATCTGGGCTTAAAGATGTTGGTCAACTAGAGCAGGATCTTGTTTTTGGAGATGCAGGAACCAAggatattattaattttcttagAACAAAAGAG GATGTGTCGCGTGAATATAAATTGCGATTATTGATGATTTATGCTGCCGTATATCCTGAGAagtttgatgatgataaaaTCTCAAAATTAATGGAG ATGGCTAAACTACCACCAGATGATGCGACTGCGGTTTATAATATGAGATTGCTAGAATCATCTTCAGATCCCAAAAAGAGCTCACTTGCACCATTTTCTCTTAAGTTTGATGTCCACAAG AAGAAGCATGCTGCTCGAAAAGACAGAGCTGGTGAAGAAGTGACATGGCAATTATCACGTTTTTACCCGGTTATAGAG GAGCTTGTAGAAAACCTTAGTAAAGGCAAACTACCTAGGAATGATTTTCCCTGTATGAATGAACCTAGTCCTACTATTCATGGATCCTCTCATGCTGTAACAGCAAGGTCAGGTAGCATGCCAACACCTCATTCAAAGAGATCAAGAAGAACAGCTACATGGGCTCGTCCACGAAACTCTGATGATGGGTATTCAAG TGATTCAATTTTAAGGCATGCTTCTAGTGATTTCAAGAAGATGGGTCAGCGGATTTTTGTGTTTATTGTAGGTGGGGCAACCCGTTCTGAG TTACGAGCTTGTCACAAATTATCAGCAAAGTTGCAGAGAGAAATTGTTCTAGGATCATCCAGTCTCGATGATCCCCCGCAATTTATCACG AAGCTAAAGTTGGTGAATGCAAATGAGTTGTCGTTGGACGATCTCCAGATCTAG
- the LOC121767563 gene encoding SNARE-interacting protein KEULE-like isoform X2 has protein sequence MSGDLKPWYFGYIDRKHSSVFISLHFVVKCSVSFVTLYIKALQFKPGEGCIVIFLSDMSGKSPLYRKAFVFFSSPVSRELVAQIKKDGSVLSRIGALREMNLEYFAIDSQGFITDNERALEDLFGDEENSRRGDACLNVMGSRIATVFASLREFPYVRYRAAKSLDPNTMTTFRDLIPTKLAASVWNNLMKYKANLPNFPQLETCELLILDRSIDQIAPIIHEWTYDAMCHDLLNMDGNKYIHEVPSKTGGRPEKKEVLLEDHDPIWLELRHTHIADASERLHEKMTNFVSKNKAAQIHGSRSGGELSTRDLQKMVQALPQYSEQIEKLSLHVDIAGKINKIIRESGLKDVGQLEQDLVFGDAGTKDIINFLRTKEDVSREYKLRLLMIYAAVYPEKFDDDKISKLMEMAKLPPDDATAVYNMRLLESSSDPKKSSLAPFSLKFDVHKKKHAARKDRAGEEVTWQLSRFYPVIEELVENLSKGKLPRNDFPCMNEPSPTIHGSSHAVTARSGSMPTPHSKRSRRTATWARPRNSDDGYSSDSILRHASSDFKKMGQRIFVFIVGGATRSELRACHKLSAKLQREIVLGSSSLDDPPQFITKLKLVNANELSLDDLQI, from the exons ATGTCTGGGGACTTAAAACCTTGGTACTTTGGCTATATTGATAGGAAACACTCAAGTGTTTTTATTAGTTTGCATTTTGTGGTAAAATGCTCCGTGAGCTTTGTTACTTTGTATATCAAAGCTCTGCAGTTCAAGCCTGGGGAGGGTTG CATCGTCATCTTCCTGTCTGATATGTCTGGAAAATCGCCATTGTACAGAAA GGCATTTGTCTTCTTCAGTTCACCTGTTTCCCGCGAATTGGTGGCCCAAATAAAGAAGGATGGAAGTGTTTTATCTCGCATTGGTGCCTTAAGAGAG ATGAACTTGGAATATTTCGCTATAGACAGCCAG GGTTTCATCACTGACAATGAGAGAGCTCTTGAGGATCTCTTCGGGGATGAAGAAAACTCTCGCAGAGGTGATGCATGTTTGAATGTGATGGGGTCACGAATAGCTACAGTATTTGCTTCTTTGAGG GAGTTTCCATATGTGCGTTACCGTGCTGCTAAATCCCTCGATCCTAATACAATGACCACTTTTCGTGATCTAATTCCGACAAAGCTTGCTGCTTCTGTATGGAATAATCTGATGAAATATAAAGCCAATCTTCCTAACTTTCCCCAGTTAGAGACATGCGAGCTGCTAATCTTAGATAGATCAATAGACCAG ATTGCTCCTATTATACATGAATGGACATATGATGCCATGTGCCATGATTTACTGAATATGGACGGAAATAAATACATCCATGAG GTTCCAAGCAAGACAGGTGGTCGCCCTGAGAAGAAGGAGGTTCTTTTAGAGGATCACGACCCTATCTGGTTAGAGCTCCGACATACACATATAGCTGAT GCAAGTGAGCGGCTGCATGAGAAAATGACAAACTTCGTGTCTAAAAATAAGGCTGCACAAATTCATGGTTCAAG ATCTGGTGGTGAATTGTCTACTCGGGACTTGCAAAAGATGGTTCAAGCTTTGCCTCAGTATAGTGAACAAATTGAAAAGCTCTCCCTCCATGTTGAT ATTGCaggaaaaattaacaaaattatcAGGGAATCTGGGCTTAAAGATGTTGGTCAACTAGAGCAGGATCTTGTTTTTGGAGATGCAGGAACCAAggatattattaattttcttagAACAAAAGAG GATGTGTCGCGTGAATATAAATTGCGATTATTGATGATTTATGCTGCCGTATATCCTGAGAagtttgatgatgataaaaTCTCAAAATTAATGGAG ATGGCTAAACTACCACCAGATGATGCGACTGCGGTTTATAATATGAGATTGCTAGAATCATCTTCAGATCCCAAAAAGAGCTCACTTGCACCATTTTCTCTTAAGTTTGATGTCCACAAG AAGAAGCATGCTGCTCGAAAAGACAGAGCTGGTGAAGAAGTGACATGGCAATTATCACGTTTTTACCCGGTTATAGAG GAGCTTGTAGAAAACCTTAGTAAAGGCAAACTACCTAGGAATGATTTTCCCTGTATGAATGAACCTAGTCCTACTATTCATGGATCCTCTCATGCTGTAACAGCAAGGTCAGGTAGCATGCCAACACCTCATTCAAAGAGATCAAGAAGAACAGCTACATGGGCTCGTCCACGAAACTCTGATGATGGGTATTCAAG TGATTCAATTTTAAGGCATGCTTCTAGTGATTTCAAGAAGATGGGTCAGCGGATTTTTGTGTTTATTGTAGGTGGGGCAACCCGTTCTGAG TTACGAGCTTGTCACAAATTATCAGCAAAGTTGCAGAGAGAAATTGTTCTAGGATCATCCAGTCTCGATGATCCCCCGCAATTTATCACG AAGCTAAAGTTGGTGAATGCAAATGAGTTGTCGTTGGACGATCTCCAGATCTAG
- the LOC121767563 gene encoding SNARE-interacting protein KEULE-like isoform X4 yields the protein MSGKSPLYRKAFVFFSSPVSRELVAQIKKDGSVLSRIGALREMNLEYFAIDSQGFITDNERALEDLFGDEENSRRGDACLNVMGSRIATVFASLREFPYVRYRAAKSLDPNTMTTFRDLIPTKLAASVWNNLMKYKANLPNFPQLETCELLILDRSIDQIAPIIHEWTYDAMCHDLLNMDGNKYIHEVPSKTGGRPEKKEVLLEDHDPIWLELRHTHIADASERLHEKMTNFVSKNKAAQIHGSRSGGELSTRDLQKMVQALPQYSEQIEKLSLHVDIAGKINKIIRESGLKDVGQLEQDLVFGDAGTKDIINFLRTKEDVSREYKLRLLMIYAAVYPEKFDDDKISKLMEMAKLPPDDATAVYNMRLLESSSDPKKSSLAPFSLKFDVHKKKHAARKDRAGEEVTWQLSRFYPVIEELVENLSKGKLPRNDFPCMNEPSPTIHGSSHAVTARSGSMPTPHSKRSRRTATWARPRNSDDGYSSDSILRHASSDFKKMGQRIFVFIVGGATRSELRACHKLSAKLQREIVLGSSSLDDPPQFITKLKLVNANELSLDDLQI from the exons ATGTCTGGAAAATCGCCATTGTACAGAAA GGCATTTGTCTTCTTCAGTTCACCTGTTTCCCGCGAATTGGTGGCCCAAATAAAGAAGGATGGAAGTGTTTTATCTCGCATTGGTGCCTTAAGAGAG ATGAACTTGGAATATTTCGCTATAGACAGCCAG GGTTTCATCACTGACAATGAGAGAGCTCTTGAGGATCTCTTCGGGGATGAAGAAAACTCTCGCAGAGGTGATGCATGTTTGAATGTGATGGGGTCACGAATAGCTACAGTATTTGCTTCTTTGAGG GAGTTTCCATATGTGCGTTACCGTGCTGCTAAATCCCTCGATCCTAATACAATGACCACTTTTCGTGATCTAATTCCGACAAAGCTTGCTGCTTCTGTATGGAATAATCTGATGAAATATAAAGCCAATCTTCCTAACTTTCCCCAGTTAGAGACATGCGAGCTGCTAATCTTAGATAGATCAATAGACCAG ATTGCTCCTATTATACATGAATGGACATATGATGCCATGTGCCATGATTTACTGAATATGGACGGAAATAAATACATCCATGAG GTTCCAAGCAAGACAGGTGGTCGCCCTGAGAAGAAGGAGGTTCTTTTAGAGGATCACGACCCTATCTGGTTAGAGCTCCGACATACACATATAGCTGAT GCAAGTGAGCGGCTGCATGAGAAAATGACAAACTTCGTGTCTAAAAATAAGGCTGCACAAATTCATGGTTCAAG ATCTGGTGGTGAATTGTCTACTCGGGACTTGCAAAAGATGGTTCAAGCTTTGCCTCAGTATAGTGAACAAATTGAAAAGCTCTCCCTCCATGTTGAT ATTGCaggaaaaattaacaaaattatcAGGGAATCTGGGCTTAAAGATGTTGGTCAACTAGAGCAGGATCTTGTTTTTGGAGATGCAGGAACCAAggatattattaattttcttagAACAAAAGAG GATGTGTCGCGTGAATATAAATTGCGATTATTGATGATTTATGCTGCCGTATATCCTGAGAagtttgatgatgataaaaTCTCAAAATTAATGGAG ATGGCTAAACTACCACCAGATGATGCGACTGCGGTTTATAATATGAGATTGCTAGAATCATCTTCAGATCCCAAAAAGAGCTCACTTGCACCATTTTCTCTTAAGTTTGATGTCCACAAG AAGAAGCATGCTGCTCGAAAAGACAGAGCTGGTGAAGAAGTGACATGGCAATTATCACGTTTTTACCCGGTTATAGAG GAGCTTGTAGAAAACCTTAGTAAAGGCAAACTACCTAGGAATGATTTTCCCTGTATGAATGAACCTAGTCCTACTATTCATGGATCCTCTCATGCTGTAACAGCAAGGTCAGGTAGCATGCCAACACCTCATTCAAAGAGATCAAGAAGAACAGCTACATGGGCTCGTCCACGAAACTCTGATGATGGGTATTCAAG TGATTCAATTTTAAGGCATGCTTCTAGTGATTTCAAGAAGATGGGTCAGCGGATTTTTGTGTTTATTGTAGGTGGGGCAACCCGTTCTGAG TTACGAGCTTGTCACAAATTATCAGCAAAGTTGCAGAGAGAAATTGTTCTAGGATCATCCAGTCTCGATGATCCCCCGCAATTTATCACG AAGCTAAAGTTGGTGAATGCAAATGAGTTGTCGTTGGACGATCTCCAGATCTAG